From a single Arachis hypogaea cultivar Tifrunner chromosome 3, arahy.Tifrunner.gnm2.J5K5, whole genome shotgun sequence genomic region:
- the LOC112790873 gene encoding AT-rich interactive domain-containing protein 2 — MAGWSTWSNGSSLDFNEVEIFDVSNGNDCRNLNDHTDNDDHDKVKTLFDEVFPVYLKESCSRGIVRPMPVLLGDGQAVDLYKLFSLVKEIGGYDFVSRKGLWGYVSKELGLNHLVLASMKLIFVKYLNEFEEWLRKTFKEKSFRNENLGCDWGFKSLPLELEKELRGLLSLNVKDKDDGLAKMESNGIKEYIDLVNHKEDPNVLDTKTQKINTSEDVQHSHVDDDEKACNGVKEYSVTLNAPIAENGVGSRKRKREPLSGMLNWVRQVAKHPFVPLQQPLPKPSKWKEYKGNDFFIQLLRAREARLVKPCAQPNNETPSSQKQKMCPDMYEDHVAPRYHSSPRLRCSERLPAHVKSRTCSCCNSGSANGKKLTSSVNTEAENCFLHKTTATVDSSTARTVIEQSANDFQEKQVSVGPLYQADVPEWTGEVCESDSKWLGTRVWPQKHDLDLPSETDLVGRGRQGNCECHFEGSVECVRFHIAERRMKLRRDLGSAFYHWGFDRMGEEISLQWTIEDEKRFKDLMSQSFPSQNKCFWSNKSRYFPDKTRRDLVSYYFNMYLIQLRSYQNRVTPNSVDSDEDEVEFGSFSEGFGMGALKIPGSNFLECSLNKQCTDLD; from the exons ATGGCAGGATGGTCAACTTGGTCAAATGGGTCGTCCTTAGATTTCAATGAAgttgagatatttgatgtatctAATGGTAATGACTGTAGGAATCTAAACGATCACACTGATAATGATGACCATGACAAAGTTAAAACCTTGTTTGATGAAGTTTTTCCGGTTTATCTAAAGGAGAGTTGTTCTCGTGGCATTGTTCGGCCTATGCCGGTTTTGCTGGGCGATGGACAAGCAGTGGATTTGTACAAACTCTTCTCTCTTGTGAAGGAAATAGGTGGATATGATTTTGTGTCGAGAAAAGGATTGTGGGGTTATGTGTCAAAGGAACTGGGTTTGAACCACCTAGTTTTGGCATcaatgaaattaatttttgttaagtATCTGAATGAGTTTGAAGAATGGCTCAGGAAGACTTTCAAAGAGAAGAGTTTCAGAAACGAAAATCTTGGGTGTGATTGGGGTTTTAAGTCATTGCCGTTAGAGCTAGAGAAAGAATTGAGAGGCCTATTATCTCTAAACGTAAAGGATAAAGATGACGGGCTTGCGAAGATggaatcaaatggaataaaagaatatattgaTTTGGTTAACCACAAGGAAGATCCAAATGTATTGGACACCAAAACTCAGAAAATAAATACATCTGAGGATGTCCAACACTCCCATGTTGATGATGACGAAAAAGCTTGTAATGGTGTTAAGGAATACTCTGTCACCTTGAACGCGCCAATTGCTGAGAATGGAGTTGGCTCTCGCAAGCGCAAACGGGAACCATTATCTGGAATGCTGAACTGGGTTAGGCAAGTTGCAAAGCATCCCTTTGTTCCTTTACAGCAACCATTACCAAAACCATCAAAGTGGAAGGAGTATAAAGGCAATGACTTTTTCATCCAGTTACTGAGGGCAAGAGAGGCTCGGTTGGTGAAACCATGCGCACAACCTAACAATGAAACACCTTCTTCACAG AAGCAGAAGATGTGCCCTGATATGTACGAGGATCACGTTGCACCTCGTTACCATTCTTCTCCAAGACTGAGATGTAGTGAAAGGCTGCCAGCACATGTTAAATCTCGCACATGCTCTTGTTGCAATTCAGGTTCTGCCAATGGGAAAAAATTAACAAGTTCAGTCAATACGGAGGCCGAAAATTGTTTCTTGCATAAAACAACTGCAACAGTAGATTCATCGACTGCAAGGACAGTGATTGAACAGTCTGCAAATGATTTCCAGGAAAAGCAAGTTTCTGTGGGTCCTCTTTATCAAGCAGATGTCCCAGAATGGACAGGTGAAGTTTGTGAGAGTGACTCAAAGTGGTTAGGCACTCGAGTATGGCCTCAGAAACATGACTTAGATCTTCCAAGTGAAACAGATCTTGTAGGGAGAGGAAGACAAGGCAATTGTGAGTGCCATTTTGAAGGTTCTGTTGAGTGTGTTAGATTTCATATTGCTGAAAGAAGGATGAAATTGAGGCGTGACCTGGGTTCTGCATTTTATCATTGGGGGTTCGATCGCATGGGTGaggaaatttcacttcaatggaCAATTGAAGATGAaaagagattcaaggatttgatgAGTCAGAGTTTTCCATCTCAAAACAAGTGTTTCTGGAGCAACAAATCAAGATACTTTCCAGACAAGACAAGAAGGGACTTGGTGAGTTATTACTTCAATATGTATCTTATTCAACTAAGAAGCTATCAGAACCGTGTGACTCCAAATAGTGTTGATAGTGATGAAGATGAAGTGGAGTTCGGATCTTTTAGCGAAGGTTTTGGGATGGGAGCTCTCAAAATCCCAGGTTCCAATTTCCTGGAGTGTTCACTGAATAAGCAATGCACTGATTTAGATTAA
- the LOC112790874 gene encoding ubiquitin-conjugating enzyme E2 5 has protein sequence MSSPSKRRDMDLMKLMMSDYKVEMMNDGMQEFFVEFRGPKDSPYQDGVWKIRVELPDAYPYKSPSIGFVNKIYHPNVDEMSGSVCLDVINQTWSPMFDLVNVFEVFLPQLLLYPNASDPLNGDAAALMMRDHAAYEQKVKEYCEKYAKPEDIGATQEENSSDDELSEEEYDASTDDAIAGEPDP, from the exons aTGTCTTCTCCAAGCAAACGTCGAGACATGGACTTGATGAAACT GATGATGAGTGATTACAAGGTGGAAATGATGAACGATGGCATGCAAGAGTTCTTTGTAGAATTTCGCGGACCAAAAGaca GTCCCTATCAAGATGGTGTGTGGAAGATTAGGGTGGAGCTACCTGATGCTTATCCTTATAAGTCCCCCTCTATTGGTTTTGTAAACAAAATTTACCACCCCAATGTTGATGAAAT gtctgGATCAGTTTGCTTAGATGTTATTAACCAGACTTGGAGTCCCATGTTTG ACCTTGTTAATGTGTTTGAAGTGTTTCTTCCTCAACTTCTTCTGTACCCGAACGCATCAGATCCGTTGAATGGTGATGCTGCTGCCTTAATGATGCGAGATCATGCAGCATATGAACAAAAAGTCAAAG aatattgtgaaaaatatgcCAAGCCAGAAGATATTGGAGCTACTCAGGAAGAAAATTCAAGTGACGATGAGCTAAGTGAAGAAGAATATGATGCCTCTACTGATGACGCCATTGCAGGGGAACCTGATCCTTAG